In one Modestobacter sp. L9-4 genomic region, the following are encoded:
- a CDS encoding MOSC domain-containing protein, with protein sequence MTGPLAVLEVWRYPVKSLLGERLEQAELGAEGVAGDRGWALFDAVTGFGLTARRVPELLFAAGRLRADGTAEVVLPDGTATTSDDVLSDWAGRRVTLRRAAEVGGDRRYENPADIDDEAGRWNPFSGADGAFHDNADARVTCVSTGTLGGWDRRRFRANVVLAGAGEDELVGRRVTVGGAELDVVRRVPRCVMTTRPQAGGIARDTAVLKTIHRERGGALAVGALVARPGTVTVGDALVVA encoded by the coding sequence GTGACCGGTCCACTGGCGGTGCTGGAGGTCTGGCGCTACCCGGTGAAGTCGCTGCTCGGCGAGCGGCTGGAGCAGGCCGAGCTGGGCGCCGAGGGCGTGGCGGGTGACCGCGGCTGGGCCCTGTTCGACGCCGTGACCGGCTTCGGGCTCACCGCCCGCCGGGTGCCCGAGCTGCTGTTCGCGGCCGGCCGGCTGCGCGCCGACGGCACCGCGGAGGTGGTGCTGCCCGACGGCACGGCCACCACCTCCGACGACGTCCTGTCGGACTGGGCCGGGCGCCGGGTGACCCTGCGGCGGGCCGCGGAGGTGGGCGGCGACCGCCGCTACGAGAACCCGGCCGACATCGACGACGAGGCCGGCCGCTGGAACCCCTTCTCCGGCGCCGACGGCGCGTTCCACGACAACGCCGACGCCCGCGTGACGTGCGTGTCCACCGGCACGCTGGGCGGCTGGGACCGCCGCCGCTTCCGGGCCAACGTCGTCCTGGCCGGGGCGGGGGAGGACGAGCTGGTGGGCCGACGCGTGACGGTGGGCGGTGCCGAGCTCGACGTCGTCCGGCGGGTGCCGCGCTGCGTGATGACCACCCGGCCGCAGGCCGGCGGCATCGCCCGGGACACCGCGGTGCTCAAGACCATCCACCGGGAGCGCGGCGGGGCGCTGGCGGTGGGCGCGCTGGTGGCCCGGCCGGGCACGGTCACGGTGGGCGATGCGCTGGTCGTGGCCTGA
- a CDS encoding RNA-binding S4 domain-containing protein, with protein sequence MRTIEIRSGEESIRLGQLLKLVDAVPSGAQVKDVLAAGEVQVNGEVEERRGRQVRRGDVVSVAGQEDVQVS encoded by the coding sequence GTGCGCACCATCGAGATCCGCTCCGGCGAGGAGTCCATCCGGCTGGGTCAGCTGCTGAAGCTGGTCGACGCCGTGCCCTCCGGCGCCCAGGTCAAGGACGTGCTGGCCGCGGGCGAGGTGCAGGTCAACGGTGAGGTCGAGGAGCGCCGCGGCCGGCAGGTGCGGCGCGGGGACGTCGTGTCGGTGGCCGGCCAGGAGGACGTGCAGGTCAGCTGA
- a CDS encoding endonuclease/exonuclease/phosphatase family protein, whose amino-acid sequence MSSPPRVPARAALALTAPWAGFAAVRALGAERGFPLVPALSFTPHAALSAVVPLTAALLSRSRSATALAAGSAVVLGAAVLTRARPSAPVATADGPALRVVSLNTLHGRADAATVVSLVAEHDADVVALMEVTPEGVTALLDAGIADLLPHGHVMPAGPDQPPGSGGAVWTRLEVLARSMVPGRFGQPSVRLTVPGALDVELTAVHTHPPLQGPARVADWEQDLRDLPTPGDDVLRVLTGDFNATPDHASFRRLLRIGWVDAARATGAGLRSTWAPIRGGRPRLVLDHVLVDGRITPQWLQVVHVPGSDHRALVTALRLPALR is encoded by the coding sequence GTGAGCTCTCCTCCGCGTGTCCCTGCCCGCGCCGCGCTCGCGCTCACCGCCCCGTGGGCCGGGTTCGCCGCCGTCCGCGCGCTCGGTGCCGAGCGGGGCTTCCCGCTGGTGCCGGCGCTGTCGTTCACCCCACACGCCGCCCTGAGCGCGGTCGTGCCGCTGACCGCCGCGCTGCTGAGCCGGTCGCGGAGCGCGACCGCGCTGGCCGCCGGTTCGGCGGTGGTGCTCGGCGCCGCCGTGCTCACGCGGGCCCGGCCGTCCGCCCCGGTCGCCACCGCCGACGGGCCGGCGCTGCGGGTCGTCTCGCTCAACACCCTGCACGGCCGGGCCGACGCCGCGACGGTGGTCTCCCTGGTGGCCGAGCACGACGCGGACGTCGTCGCGCTGATGGAGGTCACGCCGGAGGGGGTGACCGCGCTGCTGGACGCCGGGATCGCCGACCTGCTGCCGCACGGCCACGTGATGCCGGCCGGCCCCGACCAGCCCCCGGGCTCCGGCGGTGCGGTGTGGACCCGGCTGGAGGTGCTCGCGCGCAGCATGGTGCCCGGGCGGTTCGGCCAGCCCTCGGTCCGGCTGACGGTGCCGGGTGCCCTGGACGTCGAGCTGACCGCGGTGCACACCCACCCGCCGCTGCAGGGGCCGGCGCGGGTGGCCGACTGGGAGCAGGACCTGCGCGACCTGCCCACCCCCGGCGACGACGTCCTGCGGGTGCTCACCGGCGACTTCAACGCCACGCCCGACCACGCCTCGTTCCGCCGGCTGCTGCGGATCGGCTGGGTCGACGCCGCCCGCGCGACGGGTGCGGGACTGCGGTCCACGTGGGCACCGATCCGCGGTGGCCGCCCGCGGCTGGTCCTGGACCACGTGCTGGTCGACGGACGGATCACCCCGCAGTGGCTGCAGGTGGTGCACGTGCCCGGGAGCGACCACCGGGCCCTCGTCACCGCGCTGCGCCTGCCCGCCCTGCGCTGA
- a CDS encoding CYTH and CHAD domain-containing protein yields MADVHLEIEQKFDVEETFALPDLSAVPGVAEVREPVEHHLDAAYYDTADLRLARARVTLRRRTGGTDAGWHVKLPPVAGARRELHSPVGRAAKNPPKAVLEPVLGIVRQEPATQVALLRTRRVVTELADAEGRVLAEVADDHVTGTAYPAGPGEAAVVTTWREVEVELVDGDDEVLVAVAEALVDAGARPADSPSKLSRVLADRLATLAPQPAAEAAPRRKGKKGKKRAPAASAGDVVRAALRSQVQALSDADLMVRTGQADGVHQVRVACRRLRSTLAAFRPVLDREQTDPVRAELAVVGSALSPTRDAEVALAHLRELVAAQPVELVLGPVAARLQQAAIKDEAAGDAQARKVLAGAAYLQLRDDLDALVGEPPLTEAATRPADEVLREVLARTTRRLQRTVELAEGATEDEALHDVRKAAKRLRYTAEAAVPVLGRPVTELVTAIKGVQEVLGDRQDTFVTRPLCVQFGLQAFTAGENAWTWGRLHALEQARSEQAEREFWLRWPQLRPALRAATK; encoded by the coding sequence ATGGCTGACGTCCATCTGGAGATCGAGCAGAAGTTCGACGTCGAGGAGACGTTCGCGTTGCCCGACCTGTCCGCGGTGCCGGGGGTGGCCGAGGTGCGCGAGCCGGTGGAGCACCACCTCGACGCCGCCTACTACGACACCGCCGACCTGCGGCTGGCCCGCGCCCGGGTGACGCTGCGCCGGCGCACCGGCGGCACGGACGCCGGCTGGCACGTGAAGCTGCCGCCGGTGGCCGGTGCGCGCCGCGAGCTGCACTCCCCGGTCGGCCGGGCGGCGAAGAACCCGCCGAAGGCCGTGCTCGAGCCGGTGCTGGGCATCGTCCGGCAGGAGCCGGCGACCCAGGTCGCGCTGCTGCGCACCCGCCGGGTGGTCACCGAGCTGGCCGACGCCGAGGGCCGGGTGCTGGCCGAGGTCGCCGACGACCACGTCACCGGCACCGCCTACCCTGCCGGGCCGGGCGAGGCCGCCGTCGTCACCACGTGGCGCGAGGTCGAGGTCGAGCTGGTCGACGGCGACGACGAGGTGCTCGTGGCCGTCGCCGAGGCGCTGGTGGACGCCGGCGCCCGGCCCGCGGACTCCCCGTCCAAGCTCTCCCGGGTGCTGGCCGACCGGCTGGCCACCCTGGCGCCGCAGCCGGCCGCCGAGGCCGCTCCCCGCAGGAAGGGCAAGAAGGGGAAGAAGCGCGCCCCGGCCGCCTCGGCGGGCGACGTCGTCCGGGCGGCGCTGCGCAGCCAGGTCCAGGCGCTGTCGGACGCCGACCTCATGGTCCGCACCGGCCAGGCCGACGGCGTGCACCAGGTGCGGGTGGCCTGCCGCCGGCTGCGCAGCACGCTGGCCGCCTTCCGGCCGGTGCTCGACCGCGAGCAGACCGACCCGGTGCGCGCGGAGCTCGCGGTCGTCGGCTCGGCGCTCTCCCCGACCCGGGACGCCGAGGTGGCGCTCGCCCACCTGCGCGAGCTGGTCGCCGCCCAGCCCGTCGAGCTGGTGCTCGGCCCGGTCGCGGCCCGGCTGCAGCAGGCGGCGATCAAGGACGAGGCCGCCGGTGACGCACAGGCCCGCAAGGTGCTGGCCGGTGCCGCCTACCTCCAGCTGCGCGACGACCTGGACGCCCTGGTCGGCGAGCCGCCGCTGACCGAGGCCGCCACGCGCCCGGCCGACGAGGTGCTGCGCGAGGTCCTCGCCCGCACCACCCGCCGGCTGCAGCGCACGGTCGAGCTGGCCGAGGGCGCCACCGAGGACGAGGCGCTGCACGACGTCCGCAAGGCCGCCAAGCGGCTGCGCTACACCGCCGAGGCCGCGGTGCCGGTGCTCGGGCGCCCGGTGACGGAGCTGGTGACGGCGATCAAGGGCGTGCAGGAGGTGCTCGGCGACCGGCAGGACACCTTCGTCACCCGGCCGCTGTGCGTGCAGTTCGGGCTGCAGGCCTTCACCGCCGGGGAGAACGCCTGGACCTGGGGCCGGCTGCACGCGCTGGAGCAGGCCCGGTCCGAGCAGGCCGAGCGGGAGTTCTGGCTCCGCTGGCCGCAGCTGCGCCCCGCGCTGAGGGCCGCCACGAAGTAG
- a CDS encoding ATP-dependent 6-phosphofructokinase, with protein sequence MRIGVLTGGGDCPGLNAVLRAVVRTSVIEYGSEVIGFRNGWRGLLDDEATPLDIGKVDRLLTRGGTTLGTMRAAPKALHDGLGRTREVLESHGIDVLIPIGGEGTLTAAAWLADEGVPVVGVPKTIDNDIDCTDLTFGFDTAVSIATDMIDRLHTTAESHQRVLLVEVMGRHAGWIAMNAGMAAGAHLILMPEQPFDVEEVCQLVSARFDRGDTHVIAVVSEGATPKPGTMELRDGGIDEFGHRRFTGVAQQLGDELERRTGKEVRTTVLGHVQRGGTPTSFDRVLATRFGLHAAHAAHRGEFGNMVALHGTEIELVPLKEAVARLKTVPRDRLEELSAFTG encoded by the coding sequence ATGCGCATCGGAGTGCTGACCGGCGGAGGCGACTGCCCCGGCCTCAACGCCGTCCTGCGGGCGGTGGTCCGGACGTCGGTGATCGAGTACGGCAGCGAGGTCATCGGCTTCCGCAACGGCTGGCGTGGGCTGCTCGACGACGAGGCCACCCCGCTCGACATCGGCAAGGTCGACCGGCTGCTCACCCGCGGCGGGACGACGCTGGGCACCATGCGCGCCGCGCCCAAGGCGCTGCACGACGGCCTGGGCCGCACCCGCGAGGTGCTCGAGTCCCACGGCATCGACGTGCTCATCCCGATCGGCGGCGAGGGCACGCTGACCGCCGCGGCCTGGCTCGCCGACGAGGGCGTGCCGGTGGTCGGCGTCCCGAAGACGATCGACAACGACATCGACTGCACCGACCTGACGTTCGGCTTCGACACCGCCGTCAGCATCGCCACCGACATGATCGACCGGCTGCACACCACCGCCGAGTCCCACCAGCGCGTGCTGCTCGTCGAGGTCATGGGCCGGCACGCCGGCTGGATCGCGATGAACGCCGGGATGGCGGCCGGGGCGCACCTGATCCTGATGCCCGAGCAGCCCTTCGACGTCGAGGAGGTGTGCCAGCTGGTCAGCGCCCGCTTCGACCGCGGCGACACCCACGTCATCGCCGTGGTCAGCGAGGGCGCCACCCCCAAGCCCGGCACGATGGAGCTGCGGGACGGCGGCATCGACGAGTTCGGCCACCGGCGCTTCACCGGTGTGGCCCAGCAGCTGGGCGACGAGCTCGAGCGGCGCACCGGCAAGGAGGTGCGCACCACGGTGCTCGGCCACGTGCAGCGCGGTGGCACCCCGACGTCCTTCGACCGGGTGCTGGCCACCCGCTTCGGGCTGCACGCCGCCCACGCCGCGCACCGCGGGGAGTTCGGCAACATGGTCGCCCTGCACGGCACCGAGATCGAGCTGGTGCCGCTCAAGGAGGCCGTCGCCCGGCTCAAGACCGTCCCTCGCGACCGCCTCGAGGAGCTCTCCGCCTTCACCGGCTAG
- a CDS encoding GntR family transcriptional regulator yields the protein MSSSEGGPKYLAVREALRRRASALPEHSLLPPEPVLCAEYGVSRITLRRAVDGLVADGHLVREQGRGTFVSRPGIRHEYRESFVHRIAGFHSVMTEQGAQVGTTVLTQRVVPAAPAIAAELSMGPAEDVVELVRLRSVDGLPNHVVRSFLPARTYPKAATEDFGHGSLYEFLRREYSADLAHARIAVDVGTAAADEADVLDVTTGSPLLVVRTTVRDRGGHPLVHSFSRLRPDVSQVEFEVSVGGR from the coding sequence GTGTCGAGCTCCGAGGGGGGACCCAAGTACCTCGCCGTGCGCGAGGCACTGCGCCGGCGGGCCTCCGCGCTGCCCGAGCACAGCCTGCTGCCCCCCGAGCCCGTGCTGTGCGCCGAGTACGGCGTCAGCCGGATCACCCTGCGCCGGGCGGTCGACGGGCTGGTGGCCGACGGGCACCTGGTGCGTGAACAGGGCCGCGGCACCTTCGTGAGCCGGCCGGGCATCCGGCACGAGTACCGCGAGAGCTTCGTGCACCGGATCGCCGGCTTCCACTCGGTGATGACCGAGCAGGGCGCCCAGGTGGGCACCACGGTGCTGACCCAGCGGGTGGTCCCGGCCGCGCCGGCGATCGCCGCCGAGCTGTCGATGGGCCCGGCCGAGGACGTCGTGGAGCTGGTCCGGCTGCGCAGCGTCGACGGGCTGCCCAACCACGTCGTCCGCAGCTTCCTCCCCGCGCGCACCTACCCGAAGGCCGCGACCGAGGACTTCGGGCACGGGTCGCTGTACGAGTTCCTGCGCCGGGAGTACTCCGCCGACCTGGCGCACGCCCGGATCGCCGTCGACGTCGGGACGGCGGCCGCCGACGAGGCCGACGTCCTGGACGTGACCACCGGCTCCCCGTTGCTGGTCGTGCGCACCACGGTGCGAGACCGCGGCGGCCACCCGCTCGTGCACTCGTTCTCCCGGTTGCGGCCCGACGTGAGCCAGGTCGAGTTCGAGGTGTCCGTCGGCGGTCGGTGA
- a CDS encoding EthD family reductase: protein MTVSWFALYQVPEDPSAFEQQYAAVHAGLVEDTPGLVENRVHSVTRQVVGKPAWHLLAEFVFDSQESLDAAVASPRWASAWDDLPGGADSVTLFAAQPHGAGATDPS from the coding sequence ATGACCGTCAGCTGGTTCGCCCTGTACCAGGTCCCGGAGGACCCGTCCGCCTTCGAGCAGCAGTACGCCGCCGTCCACGCCGGGCTGGTGGAGGACACCCCCGGCCTCGTGGAGAACCGGGTGCACTCGGTGACCCGTCAGGTCGTCGGCAAGCCCGCCTGGCACCTGCTCGCCGAGTTCGTCTTCGACTCCCAGGAGTCCCTGGACGCCGCCGTCGCGTCGCCGCGGTGGGCCTCGGCCTGGGACGACCTCCCGGGGGGCGCCGACTCGGTGACCCTGTTCGCCGCCCAGCCGCACGGCGCGGGGGCGACCGACCCCAGCTGA
- a CDS encoding GAF domain-containing protein, whose product MDTGYDLPTWAPLPARADEAFDRLAATVAGTLGVERSLVVLVSKAGQVIPGAYGLSEPWATRRSMPLTHSLSQRVTSAGAPLVLRDAREDPELADSPSVRELGVVSYAGMPLWDASGRPIGVLVAADSTPRDWTAAELETLRRLAAEGSRQLQVQAVELAEREALAAAVRDDGTARAAAERARRALVEAEAEADRTRLVARLSGALLTARSLPGVLRTLDRLVRSPLGSRTVLMGVAEAGCPEVRVWSATAGATPSADPVATLALTDPHPLTVAMAERRLVAVATGEEGRAEFPRLDPLPPGTETVLAAPLVLGQHSAVGAVALGWTQRRELDASVLAVAGDLARHVGHALDRELLREQRLWLAGHPDDAAHPRT is encoded by the coding sequence ATGGACACCGGCTACGACCTGCCCACCTGGGCACCGCTGCCCGCGCGGGCCGACGAGGCGTTCGACCGACTCGCCGCCACCGTCGCCGGCACCCTCGGCGTCGAGCGCTCGCTCGTGGTCCTGGTGTCCAAGGCCGGCCAGGTGATCCCCGGGGCGTACGGGCTGTCCGAGCCGTGGGCCACCCGCCGGTCGATGCCGCTGACCCACTCGCTGAGCCAGCGGGTGACCTCCGCGGGCGCCCCGCTGGTGCTCCGCGACGCCCGCGAGGACCCGGAGCTGGCCGACAGCCCCTCGGTGCGCGAGCTGGGCGTCGTCTCCTACGCCGGCATGCCGCTGTGGGACGCCTCCGGGCGGCCGATCGGGGTGCTGGTCGCCGCGGACTCCACGCCCCGGGACTGGACGGCCGCGGAGCTGGAGACGCTGCGTCGGCTGGCCGCCGAGGGCTCCCGTCAGCTGCAGGTGCAGGCCGTCGAGCTGGCCGAGCGGGAGGCCCTCGCCGCCGCCGTCCGGGACGACGGGACGGCCCGTGCCGCGGCCGAACGGGCCCGCAGGGCGCTGGTCGAGGCCGAGGCCGAGGCCGACCGCACCCGGCTGGTCGCCCGGCTCAGCGGCGCGCTGCTGACGGCCCGGTCGCTGCCGGGGGTGCTGCGCACGCTCGACCGGCTGGTGCGCTCACCGCTGGGCAGCCGGACGGTGCTGATGGGCGTGGCCGAGGCCGGCTGCCCGGAGGTGCGGGTCTGGTCCGCGACCGCCGGGGCCACGCCCTCGGCGGACCCGGTGGCCACGCTGGCGCTGACCGACCCGCACCCGCTCACTGTCGCGATGGCCGAACGCCGCCTGGTGGCCGTGGCCACGGGTGAGGAGGGACGCGCGGAGTTCCCGCGGCTGGACCCGCTGCCGCCCGGCACCGAGACGGTGCTGGCCGCACCGCTCGTGCTGGGCCAGCACAGCGCCGTCGGGGCAGTGGCGCTGGGCTGGACCCAACGGCGGGAGCTGGACGCCTCCGTCCTCGCGGTCGCCGGTGACCTGGCCCGGCACGTCGGGCACGCCCTGGACCGGGAGCTGCTGCGCGAGCAGCGGCTCTGGCTGGCCGGGCACCCCGACGACGCGGCCCACCCCCGCACCTGA
- a CDS encoding EAL domain-containing protein, with translation MSGVRAVLDDRTVTSVFQPIVELDSGLVVAYEALARGPEGPLHAPDDLFAAARSEGCLTELDQACRAAALRGAVQAGLLAPLTVFVNVEPDALDEAPLAALFDRADRFAGTLQVVLEITERALAARPAELLRTVARVREHGWAVALDDVGSDSLSLAFMPLLRPDVVKLDLRLVQDRPGPAIAEIMHAVNAYAESSGAVVLAEGIENEQHLATARAMGATLGQGWLFGRPGPGLVAGRPAGTLRLPDPQLLDPPCDRVSPFDCLPVGAPVREAAKSLLVEVSQQLERQAMRLGETCVVVTAFQQARHVTPATRLRYRDLAERVGFVAALAEGLAGEPMPGLRNADLLPDDPVRDEWDIVVLSPHFSAALLARDLGDDGPEAERRFAFALTYERDTVVQAARALLSRVAPRAEEPPSTVAVPRPQVPSVSAVPGEGLLHRALAVVSTGISIVDLRLPDQPLVYVNPAFERLSGHPAAEVLGRNCRFLQVPDTDPAAVARVREAIAAGEEVREVLLNRRADGSTWWNECHLTPVTDADGRVVQYIGIQADVTARVEAERALTTERERSRRYASELARLGVTG, from the coding sequence GTGTCCGGTGTGCGTGCGGTGCTCGACGACCGGACCGTGACCAGCGTCTTCCAGCCGATCGTCGAGCTCGACAGCGGGCTGGTGGTCGCCTACGAGGCGCTCGCGCGCGGCCCCGAGGGGCCGCTGCACGCCCCCGACGACCTGTTCGCCGCCGCCCGGTCCGAGGGGTGCCTCACCGAGCTGGACCAGGCGTGCCGGGCCGCCGCGCTGCGGGGTGCGGTGCAGGCCGGCCTGCTGGCGCCGCTGACCGTCTTCGTCAACGTCGAGCCCGATGCGCTCGACGAGGCGCCGCTGGCGGCGCTGTTCGACCGGGCCGACCGGTTCGCCGGCACCCTGCAGGTGGTCCTGGAGATCACCGAACGGGCACTGGCCGCGCGCCCGGCGGAGCTGCTGCGCACGGTGGCGCGGGTGCGCGAGCACGGCTGGGCGGTCGCGCTGGACGACGTGGGTTCGGACTCGCTGTCGCTGGCGTTCATGCCGCTGCTGCGCCCCGACGTGGTCAAGCTCGACCTGCGGCTGGTGCAGGACCGCCCCGGCCCGGCGATCGCGGAGATCATGCACGCGGTCAACGCCTACGCCGAGTCCAGCGGGGCGGTCGTGCTGGCCGAGGGCATCGAGAACGAGCAGCACCTGGCCACCGCCCGGGCCATGGGCGCCACCCTCGGCCAGGGGTGGCTGTTCGGCCGCCCCGGCCCCGGGCTGGTCGCCGGCCGGCCGGCCGGGACGCTGCGGTTGCCCGACCCCCAGCTCCTCGACCCGCCCTGCGACCGGGTCTCGCCGTTCGACTGCCTGCCCGTCGGCGCCCCGGTGCGCGAGGCGGCCAAGTCGCTCCTGGTGGAGGTGAGCCAGCAGCTGGAACGGCAGGCGATGCGGCTGGGGGAGACCTGCGTGGTGGTCACCGCGTTCCAGCAGGCCCGGCACGTCACCCCCGCGACCCGGCTGCGGTACCGGGACCTGGCCGAGCGGGTCGGGTTCGTGGCGGCCCTGGCCGAGGGGCTGGCCGGTGAGCCGATGCCCGGGCTGCGGAACGCCGACCTGCTGCCCGACGACCCGGTGCGCGACGAGTGGGACATCGTGGTGCTCAGCCCGCACTTCAGCGCCGCCCTGCTGGCCCGCGACCTCGGTGACGACGGCCCGGAGGCCGAGCGGCGGTTCGCGTTCGCGCTGACCTACGAGCGGGACACCGTGGTGCAGGCCGCCCGGGCGCTGCTGTCCCGGGTCGCGCCGCGGGCCGAGGAACCACCGTCGACGGTGGCCGTCCCCCGACCGCAGGTGCCGTCCGTGTCCGCGGTCCCCGGCGAGGGCCTCCTGCACCGGGCGCTGGCCGTCGTCAGCACGGGCATCTCCATCGTCGACCTGCGGCTGCCCGACCAGCCGCTGGTCTACGTCAACCCGGCGTTCGAGCGGTTGTCCGGGCACCCGGCCGCAGAGGTGCTCGGCCGCAACTGCCGCTTCCTGCAGGTGCCGGACACCGACCCCGCCGCGGTCGCCCGGGTGCGGGAGGCGATCGCGGCGGGGGAGGAGGTGCGCGAGGTGCTGCTCAACCGCCGGGCCGACGGCAGCACGTGGTGGAACGAGTGCCACCTGACCCCGGTCACTGACGCCGACGGGCGGGTCGTGCAGTACATCGGCATCCAGGCCGACGTCACCGCCCGGGTGGAGGCCGAGCGCGCGCTGACCACCGAGCGGGAGCGCTCCCGGCGCTACGCCTCCGAGCTGGCCCGGCTGGGCGTCACCGGCTGA
- a CDS encoding MBL fold metallo-hydrolase, producing MQLTKHGHACVVLSEDDRRLVVDPGAFTADDASAGASALLVTHEHADHFVPDKVRAALDADPALELWTNASVAEQLSGLGSRVHVVGPGDTFTAAGFDVSVHGEWHAVIHPDLPRVRNVGFLVEGRVFHPGDALTVPEVDVPTLLLPAHAPWSKTAELVDYLREVRAQQAYAVHDGLLNDTGLGVVGGLLGERGPGQPTPYTRMAPGDSVDV from the coding sequence GTGCAGCTCACCAAGCACGGACACGCCTGTGTCGTCCTGTCCGAGGACGACCGCCGGCTGGTCGTCGACCCCGGCGCGTTCACCGCGGACGACGCCTCGGCCGGCGCCTCGGCGCTGCTGGTCACCCACGAGCACGCCGACCACTTCGTGCCGGACAAGGTGCGGGCCGCCCTCGACGCGGACCCGGCTCTGGAGCTGTGGACGAACGCCTCGGTCGCCGAGCAGCTGAGCGGCCTCGGCTCCCGGGTGCACGTGGTGGGCCCCGGCGACACGTTCACCGCCGCCGGCTTCGACGTCTCCGTGCACGGCGAGTGGCACGCGGTGATCCACCCCGACCTCCCCCGGGTGCGCAACGTCGGCTTCCTCGTCGAGGGCCGCGTGTTCCACCCCGGCGACGCGCTCACCGTGCCCGAGGTCGACGTCCCGACGCTGCTGCTGCCGGCGCACGCGCCCTGGTCGAAGACCGCGGAGCTGGTCGACTACCTGCGCGAGGTCCGCGCTCAGCAGGCGTACGCGGTGCACGACGGCCTGCTCAACGACACCGGCCTGGGCGTGGTGGGCGGCCTGCTCGGGGAGCGCGGCCCGGGCCAGCCCACGCCGTACACGCGGATGGCGCCCGGCGACTCGGTCGACGTCTGA
- a CDS encoding PP2C family protein-serine/threonine phosphatase: MEDDGRDDLAGAVGAVGDRAGVGFVDERRRSREESLGERVLGSLLDRAHLMPARLVGPLVAQEVASVGGRDVSIWLQDYDQRTLNPLTGEGLVGESCPIAGSWAGRAFRQDARIEQELPEGSTRLYLPMLDGSDRVGVLAFTLLEVDDNDRRLAQRLAGLTADLIVTKSLYTTTFDRVRTAAPISLSAHLQWQTLPPLVMNTPDVALAGILEPAYNVGGDSFDYALDGHVLHLAVFDAMGHGLEAATMATVVVATYRHGRRSDASLPDLYVQMDDVLSATYPGRFATAQVGRLDTETGVLSWVNAGHPAALVVRSGGSVEELVGPITRPVGLGGVAPQVSTVQLEPGDRVLFFTDGVVEERLADGAQFGEERLREFVEQANTDDVSVAETVRLLSHALMEARGGQTSDDASLLLVEWRGPPRDDELARGFLGGLPVGDIEG, encoded by the coding sequence ATGGAGGACGACGGTCGGGACGACCTCGCCGGTGCAGTAGGGGCGGTCGGCGACCGGGCAGGAGTCGGCTTCGTCGACGAGCGCAGGCGCTCGCGCGAGGAGAGCCTCGGTGAGCGCGTGCTGGGGTCCCTGCTGGACCGGGCACACCTGATGCCGGCCCGGCTGGTGGGCCCACTGGTGGCCCAGGAGGTCGCCTCCGTCGGCGGCAGGGACGTGAGCATCTGGCTGCAGGACTACGACCAGCGGACGCTCAACCCGCTGACCGGTGAGGGCCTGGTCGGTGAGTCGTGCCCCATCGCAGGGAGCTGGGCGGGCCGTGCCTTCAGGCAGGACGCCCGCATCGAGCAGGAGCTGCCCGAGGGCTCGACGCGGCTGTACCTGCCGATGCTGGACGGCTCCGACCGGGTCGGCGTGCTGGCCTTCACCCTCCTCGAGGTCGACGACAACGACCGCCGGCTGGCCCAGCGCCTGGCCGGCCTGACGGCGGACCTGATCGTCACCAAGTCCCTGTACACGACCACGTTCGACCGGGTGCGCACCGCAGCCCCGATCAGCCTGTCGGCGCACCTGCAGTGGCAGACCCTGCCCCCGCTCGTGATGAACACCCCGGACGTCGCCCTCGCCGGGATCTTGGAGCCCGCCTACAACGTGGGCGGGGACAGCTTCGACTACGCCCTGGACGGTCACGTGCTGCACCTGGCGGTCTTCGACGCCATGGGCCACGGGCTGGAGGCGGCCACGATGGCGACCGTCGTGGTGGCCACCTACCGGCACGGACGACGGTCCGATGCGTCGCTGCCCGACCTCTACGTGCAGATGGACGACGTGCTGTCCGCGACCTACCCGGGTCGCTTCGCCACCGCGCAGGTGGGCCGGCTGGACACCGAGACCGGCGTGCTCAGCTGGGTCAACGCCGGGCACCCCGCGGCCCTGGTCGTCCGCAGCGGCGGGTCCGTCGAGGAGCTCGTCGGTCCCATCACCCGGCCGGTGGGCCTCGGTGGGGTCGCCCCGCAGGTGTCCACCGTCCAGCTGGAGCCGGGAGACCGGGTGCTGTTCTTCACCGACGGCGTCGTGGAGGAGCGGCTCGCCGACGGCGCGCAGTTCGGCGAGGAACGGCTGCGGGAGTTCGTGGAGCAGGCCAACACCGACGACGTCAGCGTGGCCGAGACCGTCCGGTTGCTCTCCCACGCCCTCATGGAGGCCCGTGGTGGGCAGACCAGCGACGACGCCTCGCTGCTGCTTGTGGAGTGGCGCGGGCCGCCCCGGGACGACGAGCTGGCCCGCGGCTTCCTCGGTGGCCTGCCCGTCGGCGACATCGAGGGCTGA